The Pseudoalteromonas rubra region TCAGCGCCGGTGCAGAGCGTCACAAGGGCGAAATTGTACAAGCGCTCAGAACGCTGTTCCCTGAATGTCATATTTACGAACGCTCTGACGTCGATGTACGTAAAAAAGAAGGGCTTGAGAAAACCACTGGCGTATTGTGGGGAGACGAGCCAACGGCACCTGTGGTGATCATGGAAAACGGCTTAAAAATAGAAGTCGATATAAAATCCGGACATAAAACAGGTTTTTATCTGGACCAAAGAGACAGCCGGGCAGCATTAGAGCGCTTTTCAAAAGGTAAATCTGTACTGAATTGTTTTTGCTATACAGGCACATTTGGCTTGTATGCGCTGCGCGGCGACTGTGATGAAGTCATTAATGTCGATGTGTCTCAACCAGCTTTAGATACGGCGAAACGTAATGTCGAACACAATGAGCTGGATGTATCCCGTGCTCAGTTTGTTAAACAAGACGTGTTTAAGCTTCTCAGACAGTATCGGGAAGAAGGCCGTCAGTTTGACACTATCGTCATGGATCCACCTAAATTTGCAGAGAGTAAAGCACAGCTCAATGGTGCATGTCGCGGTTACAAAGACATCAACATGCTGGCAATGCAATTGCTAAAGCCAGGTGGCACTTTATTGACCTTCTCTTGCTCAGGCCTGATGGAACAGAATCTATTCCAGAAAGTCGTAGCTGATGCAGCGCTGGATGCCGGTAAGGATTTATTGATCATGGAGCGTCTTAATCAGGCTGCTGACCACCCCATTGCGGGTTGCTATCCGGAAGGTTTTTACCTGAAGGGTCTGATCTGCAAAGTCTATTGATTGTTACCAGCAAAGTAAAAAAGGCCGCTCCAGAGCGGCCTTTTCTATATTACTTACTCGGTACTGTTTAGAAACTGCCTTGCAGAGTCAGGCCTGAGTAACTGCTGTATCCACGTACCATGATGTGGTAAGTACCGCCATCTGTACCTGAACTCAGACTACAGCTTTCTGTGTTGCCAGACAGATATGGACGACAATCATAGTTATTAGTGGTTGGCTGAGTGCCTTTACGGACATACAAGTCCGCATCACCTGATCCACCTGAAATGCTCACATTCAATGTTACATTGGCCGGTACTTCGATGGTATAACGGGTATCTGTGTTAGTACCACCAGACAACCCCGTGACTGGCACGCCGTTTTGAAGGCAGTTTGCCCCACAGCCTGAAGCATCACCAAAAGTACCCGTCAGCGTAGCGCCTGAGTACTGGCTATAGCCATGTAGCATTACGTACCAGTCACCCGCTGCCGGGTTAGAGAACTCACATGATTCGTTGTTGCCGTTTTTATATGGACGACACGCGTAGCTGCTTTGAGTCGGTTGAGTGCCTTGTTGAACGTACAGATCCGCATCACCCGAGCCACCAGCCAGAGTGAACGAAACCGACGCTGCACCAGCTGGAACAGCAAGCTTATAGAAGGTCTCAGAGCCAGACGCACCTGACGCCGACACACCTACACCTGAAACAAGCTCAGTTGGGCCTGGAGGAGGCGGTGGTGGTGGCGCATCACCTTCCAGCGTATAAAGCAGTTCATTAGGCGAGCTTGCTTTTGCATCAGACACTGCACCTTTAGTACTTCTGCTGCTCAGCAATGAGTCAATCTGAGCTGGCGTAAGCGTCGGATCCTGGTCAAGGTATAAAGCCACCGCACCGGCAACATGAGGTGCTGCCATTGAGGTACCACTGATAGTGTTAGTAGCGCTGTCTGAGTTATACCATGCAGATTTGATGCTTGAACCTGGCGCATAGATATCCAGACAAGAGCCGTAGTTAGAGAAACTAGAGCGGCCATCACTGCTTGTTGTAGAACCAACGGTTATCGCATCAGCCGCACGAGCAGGTGAATAGTTACAGGCATCGCTGTTATCATTACCCGCAGCCACAACGAAGGTAACACCCGAGGCAACGGCAGCATTAACCGCATCATCAACAGCCTGAGATACACCACCACCCAGACTCATGTTGGCAACAGACGGGCCTGACGCATTATTTTTAACCCAGTCAATCCCTGAAATCACACCAGAATACGAACCGGAACCGTTACACCCTAATACGCGGACGCCTACAACATTGACATTTTTCGCAACACCGTACTCTGAACCACCGATAGTACCAGCAACGTGTGTACCGTGACCGTTACAGTCAGACGAGTCTGCATCGTTGTCAACAAAGTCATAACCATGGCTTGCACGATTACCGAACTCACTGTGCGAAATACGCACACCAGTATCGATGACGTACGCGGTCACACCTGTGCCGTCAAAGTCATAGTGATAGTTTGAATTCAAAGGTAATGCACGCTGATCGACACGGTCAAGGCCCCAGATCGCATTATTCTGATCACCAGAAGCCTGAGGTGTAACAGTGACAATCTGATCTTGCTCAATGTAAGCAATGTTAGGGTCTTTAAGCATTGCTTTAACATCGCCTTCAGATGCATTGACTACCACACCGTTTAGCACGCCGTTAAAGCGTTTAGCAACGCTTACATTATAAGCATTGCTAAGTGCCTGTGCCTGGGTAGTCGCATAATCAGAGATAGCCATAGCGCTTTGTGTATTAAGCACGGTTGGCGTTTTAAACACGACAATATAATTGTCTGGAATGGCTTTACCCTGATCTGCTGTCAATAACTCGGCCTGAGCCATGGAC contains the following coding sequences:
- a CDS encoding class I SAM-dependent methyltransferase, whose amino-acid sequence is MSCALYLQPGREKSLKRKHPWIFSKAIKKVKGKPALGDTVTIYSHDGQYLATAAYSPDSQIRARIWSFDQAELIDQAFFERRLARALAAREQVIEEGQLTGFRLCAAESDGLPGITIDKFDNYLVCQLLSAGAERHKGEIVQALRTLFPECHIYERSDVDVRKKEGLEKTTGVLWGDEPTAPVVIMENGLKIEVDIKSGHKTGFYLDQRDSRAALERFSKGKSVLNCFCYTGTFGLYALRGDCDEVINVDVSQPALDTAKRNVEHNELDVSRAQFVKQDVFKLLRQYREEGRQFDTIVMDPPKFAESKAQLNGACRGYKDINMLAMQLLKPGGTLLTFSCSGLMEQNLFQKVVADAALDAGKDLLIMERLNQAADHPIAGCYPEGFYLKGLICKVY
- a CDS encoding S8 family serine peptidase — protein: MRKLNTLAFAVLAGLSGQSMAQAELLTADQGKAIPDNYIVVFKTPTVLNTQSAMAISDYATTQAQALSNAYNVSVAKRFNGVLNGVVVNASEGDVKAMLKDPNIAYIEQDQIVTVTPQASGDQNNAIWGLDRVDQRALPLNSNYHYDFDGTGVTAYVIDTGVRISHSEFGNRASHGYDFVDNDADSSDCNGHGTHVAGTIGGSEYGVAKNVNVVGVRVLGCNGSGSYSGVISGIDWVKNNASGPSVANMSLGGGVSQAVDDAVNAAVASGVTFVVAAGNDNSDACNYSPARAADAITVGSTTSSDGRSSFSNYGSCLDIYAPGSSIKSAWYNSDSATNTISGTSMAAPHVAGAVALYLDQDPTLTPAQIDSLLSSRSTKGAVSDAKASSPNELLYTLEGDAPPPPPPPGPTELVSGVGVSASGASGSETFYKLAVPAGAASVSFTLAGGSGDADLYVQQGTQPTQSSYACRPYKNGNNESCEFSNPAAGDWYVMLHGYSQYSGATLTGTFGDASGCGANCLQNGVPVTGLSGGTNTDTRYTIEVPANVTLNVSISGGSGDADLYVRKGTQPTTNNYDCRPYLSGNTESCSLSSGTDGGTYHIMVRGYSSYSGLTLQGSF